The sequence CCGGATGCAAGCTGGCAATGGATGCGCCCGCGGCTTTTAAAGGAAGAAGTAATGAGGCTTCAGACGCTCCGCTGGCATGGAACACCACATTACCCGCCTTTACCACCGAGCTGGCTGCCAGCTCAACCGCCTTGTCTGCAATCATCGCATCCGGCACAGCCAGCAAAAATAAATCAGCGGCAGGCAAATCGGCCAAAGTCGCACAGGCCTGCCCGGCCCCTATAAATGCCACCGCATCTGTGCTGCTAGCCAGCGAGCTGGCGCAAACCCCGGCGATTTGATAATGCGGCGTTGCCAATCGGGCAATTGATTTGCCCAAACGGCCAGGACCGATAATATTAAGAGTGAGCATGAAGACACCTTTGCAAGCTGGCTGAAGCAGGGGTGAATCCCCACTCGCTCTAAGTAACTAGTTTTTTCATTAACAAACAGCGAAAAAACCCATTGACCGCGCTCTCTGCACGGGGCTTTAGAGTCCCCTTGAAGCACGCCGAAGCGAGGAACAAGCGGGCGGGGTTTCGGCGAGGACTGTCTGAGCGAAGCGAGTTCCGCAGCCGCCGCTCGATTGTCCGCAGTGAGGGGTTTCGTGCTGGTCGGGGCGGCCTTCTTTGGCTTCCTTTCTTGGCCGTTCAAGAAAGGAAGGCCCCCGCGGTGGCTACCGCTCCAAAATCAACGTGCCGAAGGCACTAAAAAGGTCTTTGATTTTGCTTAGCTCACATAGGCTTGCACCCGCCCAACAAATACTAGCGATTAACCACGCAAACGTAGCGTTAAACCTTTTAAAAAGTTTCTTAGCAATTGATCGCCACAGCTGCGATAGTGCTTATGATCTTTTTTGCGGAATAAGGCGCTTAATTCTGGCTTGGATACATCAAAGCCTGTCGCAGCCAGAATACTGTGCATATCTTCTTCTTTTAATTCAAAAGCCACGCGCAGTTTTTTAAGGGCCATATTATTACTCATTGGCAATTCAATGGGTTGCGCCGGGCGGCTTTCATCTTTACCGCGCTTATGAAACACCAGGCCATCTAAGAAATAAGCCATGGCTTCATCGCTCAATTCCAGATAGCCTTCTTCGTCTTCTTTTTTCAGATAGGCCGCAACATCTTCTTTTGCTAAATCAAAATCAGCTAATTTAGCAATCGCCACAATATGCGCATCGCTTAAATCCAGCATATAACGCACGCTGCGTAAAATATCATTATTAATCATTTTGTTTCCTTTATTGCTCACACAGGAGCAATGATAAATTGAATCCGGCTTTCAAATACAATGGTTTTACGCGTGAATACTGCGCCCGGCCAGGCATTATTTATTAAATAAAAACAGGCTGCACAAGGCAGCCTGTGAGATAACCATCATTGCCCAATTATGATGCATATATTGGGTTATGCTGCATTGTCAGCCTGAATGCTGGCTAACAATGCATCTAACTCAAACTATATATTTATTGCAATTTAGCCAGCTGGCTTTGTAATTGAGCCAGCTTCTCGGCAAATTCAACCATCAGGCCCTGATCTTTTTCCACCAGATGAGCCGGTGCTTTATCCAGATAACCCGGCTTTTCAAACTTGGCTTTAATTCTTTCCAGATTTTCGGTGAGCTTGCCAATTTCTTTGCTTAAACGTGCTAATTCTGCTGCTTTATCAATTTCTACTTTCAGCATTAAACGCGTGCTGCCAGCAACGGCTACCGGCGCATCGTCTTCAGGCAGTTTTGCCACGATGGTGACGCTGGCAAGCTTGGCCAATGGCACCAAATAAGCGGCGTACTGCTGCAGCTCTTCTCCCCCTTCCAGCAGCAGCGGTGTTTTTTGCGATGGCGGCAAGCCCATTTCGCCGCGCAAATTACGAACAGCAAAGGCCAGCGCTTTTAAGCTTTCAACCTGTGCATTAGCGGCTTCATTAACCCTGCTTAAATCCGCCACCGGCCAGTCGGCCAGCATGATGGATGCGGTCTTTTTAGCGTTGGCCAGGGGAGCCACAACCTGCCACAGCTCTTCGGTAATAAACGGAATAATCGGGTGAGCCATACGCAAGGTGGTTTCTAAAACGCGAACCAAGGTGCGGCGGGTAGCACGTTGCTGTGCTTCGTTGCCCGCTTGTAACTGCACTTTGGCCAGCTCGATATACCAGTCGCAGTAATCGTTCCAGACAAACTCATAAATACCTTGCGCCGCCAGATCGAAGCGGAAGGTATCCAGAGCAGTGGTCACATCGTGTTCTGCCTGTTGCAAACGGCCGGTCATCCACTGATCAGCAAAACCGTATTCCAGCGGCAAGGATTTATCCTGCCCCACATCTTTGCCTTCCACATTCATCAGCACATAGCGGGTGGCATTCCAGAGCTTATTGCAGAAATTGCGATAGCCTTCGCAGCGATGCTGATCGAAATTAATACTACGGCCCAGTGTGGCCAGCGATGCAAAGGTAAAGCGCAGCGCATCGGTACCAAAGGCTGGAATACCTTCCGGGAATTCTTTTTTAGTTTTAGCCGCTACTTTAGGTGCAGTTTCCGGACGGCGCAGGCCAGAGGTACGTTTTTCCAGCAGCGCTTCTAAACCAATCCCGTCGATCAGGTCAACCGGATCCAGCACATTGCCTTCCGATTTAGACATCTTCTGGCCTTCACCATCCCGCACCAGACCGTGGATATACACATGCTTGAACGGCACTTTGCCGGTGAAGTGCTTGGTCATCATAATCATCCGGGCTACCCAGAAGAAAATAATGTCAAAACCGGTCACCAGTACCGATGAAGGCAAAAATGCATCCAGCTCTGGCGTACTCTGGCCGGGCTTCCAGCCCAGGGTAGAAAACGGCACCAAGGCCGAGCTAAACCAGGTATCGAGCACGTCTACATCGCGGCGCAGTGTTTTGCCCGGCGCTTGTGCCTGGGCTTGCTCCTGATTGCGGGCGACATAAACTTTACCGTCTTCGTCGTACCAGGCCGGAATCTGATGCCCCCACCATAGCTGACGGCTGATACACCAGTCCTGAATATTATTCAGCCACTGGTTGTAAGTGTTTACCCAGTTTTCCGGCACAAATTTAACTTCACCGGTCGCTACAGCTTGCAAGGCTTTTTCAGTAATGCTCTGGCCAGTTTCATCGGCTTTGCTCATGGCCATAAACCACTGATCGGTCAGCAAAGGCTCGATCACCGAGCCGGTACGATCGCCGCGTGGCACCATCAGTTTGTGTTTTTTGGTTTCCAGCAATAAGCCCTGCGCATCCAGATCGGCCAGCATCGCTTTACGTGCTGCCGGAGCGCTTAAACCCGCGTAAGCTGCGGGTAAATCGATGCTGCCCAGTGCATCGCCATCAAAACTAAAGACCTGTGCCTTAGCCAGAATGGTGGCTTCCAGGCTCATTACATTGATCAGCTGGGTGTTATGACGCTTACCCACCTGATAATCGTTAAAATCATGCGCCGGGGTGATTTTTACTAAACCGGTACCAAAAGCCGCATCCACATAATCATCGCTGATCACAGGGATTTCACGGTCTGTCAGCGGTAGTCGCAGTGTTTTGCCAATCAGATGGGTGAAACGCGCATCAATCGGATTAACCGCTACGGCCACATCGCCAAGCAAGGTTTCAGGGCGGGTGGTGGCCACCACGATAAATTCATCGCTGCCCACCACCGGATATTTGATATGCCACATATGGCCGTCTTCTTCCTCGGAAACCACTTCGAGGTCAGAGATGGCGGTGCCCAGTTTTGGATCCCAGTTAGACAAACGCTTGCCACGGTAAATCAGGCCCTGCTCAAACAGGCTGACGAATACTTCGGTGACCGAACCTGAGCATTGCTCGTCCATGGTGAAGTATTCACGCTGCCAATCGACCGATGCACCCATGCGGCGCATTTGCTCGGTGATGGTGGCACCGGATTCTTTTTTCCATTCCCAGATTTTTTCTACGAATTTCTCGCGGCCCAATTCATGGCGGCTGATGCCTTGCGCATCCAGCTGACGCTCTACCACGATTTGCGTGGCGATACCGGCGTGATCGGTACCGGGCTGCCACAGGGTGTTTTCACCCTTCATGCGGTGGTAGCGGGTTAAGCCATCCATAATCGTTTGATTAAAGGCATGGCCCATATGCAAGGTACCTGTCACATTCGGTGGAGGCAGCTGAATGCAGAATGATGCGGCGCTTTGCATATTTGGCTGAAAGTAACCGGCTTTCTCCCACTCTGGGTAGTAGCGGCTTTCGATCTCAGCGGGTTCGAAACTTTTTGCGATCTCTTTTGGCGAAGTACTCATGGGAAAAAGGCTCAGTCGTTCATAGATTAACCCGCGATTATAGCCTTACCGGCCCTCTTCATGTGGCACTGGCACCATTAAGCAAGAATAAAAACCCTCGGTGCCCGTTCCTGCACCACGGCAAGGTATCAAAGCAAATCCAGACACCTGCCATTTATAAGGAAAGCAAGACAATCACTTCGCAGCTCATCCCAAACCCGAGTGATTCAGCCCGGGCGGCAAGCTGGCTTATCTGTGGTTTACACGGTTGGTGCATCAGTTATGCACAGCGGAAACTAAAACAGCAGCACTACACGAGGCAAACCTCATGCAGTGCTGCTGAACATTAACCAGTAACTTTAATAATCCTGCTTTTTAGTAAGCAGTCCAGCCACCATCGGTAGCGTAAAGAGCACCGGTAAGATTTGATGCTTCGTCAGAGAGTAAAAAGCTGATCACGGAAGCTTGCTCCCACACGGTAGCCTGGCGCTTTTTGCTGTCTGCATAGGCCTGCAGGCTAAGTGTTTTAGTTCTACCCATACTCACCACATTCGAAGCGCTATTTTCCTTACTGGCAGCCATAACGTATTTAATAGCCATATCTGTCATTGCGGTTTCTGTTGCGGCCATATTGACCGAATTTACCCGAATGCCATACGGCGCGTAATCAATTGCGCCACTGCGGGTTAAGCCACTGCAGGCGTGCTTGCTGGCAACATAGGCAGAATTACCGGCAAGGCCGGTAAGACCTGCAATCGAACAGATATTAACGATAGCGCCACCCTTGCCCTGCTTCAGCATTGGCTTCAGTTCCGAGCGCATGGATTTAAAAATACCAGTGGCATTAATATCCATCAGTGTATCGAAATACTCGTCACTGGCATCGGCAATGGGGCTTGGCAACAGTTCTTTTTGCTTTTTGTAATCCAAAACGGCATCCGGCGCCATGGCGGCCATGACGCCAGCCGAATTCAGTGCACCGTTAAGCTCACCAAAAGTAGCAAGTGCGTGATCTACCGCCTTTTGCAGATCGCTATTGCTGCGTACATCGCCTTTAACAAACTCGGCTTTACCACCTTCCTTGCGAATCTGTGCAACTGTTTCGCCACCTTCTTTAGCCAGCACGTCAAAAATCACCACATTAGCGCCTTCCCGCGCCAGGCGGATTGCAGAAGCAGCCCCGATACCACGCGCTCCACCCGTAATCAGATAAGTTCGACTTTCATGACGTTTAGGGATGAAATAAGCAGGGTCAAGCGGCTTGATATCAACCGGCTTATAGTTTTCTGCCATAGCTGGCATGGCAAACAGGCTGCCTGACAAGAGAAGCAGACCCAGGGATTTTTTCAGTTTGTTCATAAATTTTCCTCGTAAGTGATATATCAGAAACGGGCAATCATTAGCGCACTTGCGCTAAACCAGTTTCGGTAGTCGTCATTTAATGCACGGCGGATGCCTTCACCCGGCTTGGTATAGGCAGCGGAGAACACAAAAATCAGATTAGGGTTGGCTACATAGCGGGCAGTCAGATTCAGCTCTTTACCAAGATCATCAGACGGGAGCACCGACAGGGCCTGGGCACCGCCCAGATTATTGAGCGTGTCGGCCTTGAATAACCAGAACTGAGGAGTCAGCTCCCAGCGCGGATCAGGCTGCAGCCGCGCCATAAAACGATGGGCAATGACGTTCGAAGTCTGCACCACCTTGTACTGGTTCAGGCCTTGCACCCACTCATCCCCGCCGCCACCTGCAAACAAAGGATCCCAGCGCTCAAAAACCGGCGTATCAGGATTATCGCCGGTGAACCTGGAATAACGGTAACTCAGTGCCGGGCTCCAGGGCGTCTCAATCAGGCGGTAGCCCGCTTCGGCATACCCTGCCCGGGCATCCATATCAAAATTTTTATTAGTCTGGCGCGCAAGCTCGGCCCTTGCATAAAACTTGGACACCGCCGCCGGTGGATCATAGGCCAGGCGCAGATCCATCACCTGCAAACCCTCACGGGAATAGACCGATGTAGGGGTGTAGTAAGAAAAGTGCGAATCAGGCACCTCCAGATACATCGCCCCCAGACGCAGATTAGGCAATAAAGTGCCTTCGTAATTAACACCGTTGATTACGGTCTTGCTGTCAATCTCTGTCAATTCATCCGGATTCAGTCTGAACAACTCTAATTTATGGTTGTCGTATACAAACTGGGCATGCAACAGTTGTTCAGCCGCATTACGGGGATTGGATTGAAGTGCGGCACGCCCGCCGCCATTGGCCGAAGCCAGGCGCAGGATCATCCCGCTATCGATCTGAAAAGATTTTCTACCGTACAGCAGGCTCAGCTGCCGCACCCCGCCCTGATCGGAAGTATTACGGCCAACCACGCCCAGATAGGCGTCTTCCACACCACCATGCTGCCGGGACTGATCGGTAAAGAGTTCCGGCCCCCAGGAGCCAGAGGCAATATAACTGCCACCGGCAAACAGGGAGATCTGATCAGTTACCGAAGTGAGGCCATAGAGGCCAGCCTCTATGCTGCTTTCCAGCCAGGTATCCGTACCATTACGCCCCGAAGGAGCCTGCGCCAGCGGATTACCGGCAGTGAGAATATCCGGGCGGCCAAAAAAGGCATTGGTGTTGGAGAACACCATGGATTTATTTTCTAATTTGGCCTGCAATACCGAGTGATCATCAGCATACAGAGTCGGGAAATCCTTCCAGTCCCCTGTTGCCAGAAGCCCCATTGGTGCGTCATTGAGCGGTTTGGCCCGCTCACTCAGCGTAATGTCGAGAATCAGCTCAAGGTTACCTGCGCCATTGGTCTGCACCAGATATTTAGCGTCCTGGACAAATTTCAGACGCCGTACCTGGTTCAGCATCATATTGCTGCGGGCCGGATCAAACTGCCCGCCGGGATAGGCTGAAAACGCTTTCAGCACCACATCCCGGTAGCCCGTGTTTTCCTGCTGGCCATTATCAAAGCGTACCGCAACGGACTCGATGCGGCTGCCTGCCAGATCACCACCGGAAGTGGCATATCCCAGGGGGGATAACAGGCACAAAGCGGTAAGCAAAACACTGAATTTGCCACGCAGCACTCGCCCGGAACCAGCGGAACCAAACTGACGCAGATTGGTATGCATCAAGCACCTTTTACTTAACTCTAGTTACGAAGCATGACAGTATTCATTAATGCTTAAATATGAAAATAAGCTCTTGCCCTTACAGAACAACCAAGCACCTTCAAAGCATATTGAATATACCCCGCCAAACACCCGGAAAAATAAGAACTAGTTAAAGAATCTGCGCCATTCAGAGGCTTTCACCAACTGACGGCAGTGATCCCGATCAAGTCGGCGCCCCAGGTAACGACCACGGTCATAAGCCAGATTACGCGCAGCGATGGCATCGAGTTTACGACGTGAAGACATATCGTCCACTTCTTTAAATGCCCGCAACCTTGCCATCTTGTAGCGCCCTTCCCGGTCACTATCATTTTCAATGCAATATTTCATGGCACCTGAAAAAGCGCCAATCCGATGCGCATCCTGACGGCTGTCAGCCCAGGCAGGAGATGCAAGCAACATGGCCAGCGGCGTAAGTACAGCGGCACAAATTTTAATTAATTTCATGAATATCACTCCTAAATGGATTATTTCCAGCGATCTTTACGGATTTCCCGGCGAATTTCACGCTTGGCCTCGCGGCGCTCGCTGCGTACTTCACGCTCCGCGCTTCGTTTAGCTGCACGTACCTCACGTGCCCCTTCACGAATAGCCTGGCGACGCTCCCTGGGCGTGTCCGCTTCGTAATAATCACGGGCAGCCTCCCGGCGCTCGGCGATCACTTCGCGGGCACCGTCCAATTTGGCTTTAGAAACTTCACGCACTCCATCGCGATAAGCATCATTAACACCAGCCTGTACGGAAAGGCTCAGCGTTGCGGCGATAAACAAGATAAGTAAACGAGACATGATGAACTCCAGAATCACAGAGCCGTTAGGCAACGAAGCACATCATATGGAAGAGAAGAACAACTTTGAACCTCATGTGCGGTTTCGCACAGCGATAGACGGACTCTTAAACAAGGGCACATGCGGCAAAATAATAAATGTAACCCAAAAGTTTACCCCCGCTTTAACAACATCCCCCCAAAAAATCGCCTGCTGCCCACAGGGGTAAATGCTGCGGCAGTCCAGAGATAGAACTCAAGTTATTGGAAGGGCAAGTTTTTAAGTTATGAGAATTCTTTTTGATTAAAAGCAGGCATTGCATTAAGCCAGAAGCAAAATACAAAAAATGAGGCGGGAGTTAACAAACGGAACAAAGACATATGTTTTCACAACAGCTTAATGAGCTGCCGTGAAAACATACAAAAAATACAAATCACCTAAATAAAATACTTATTTCACAAATCCAAGCATTTAAAACTTAATGCATTCCGACTGGCTGGTCAGAACGGAATATCGTCCTCAAAATCATCAAAGCTTTTTGGTGCCGCCGCCGCTGGGGCGGGTGCCGGGCGGCGGGCCGGGGCTGGAGCGGCTTGCTGCTGCTGATAGCCACCGCTTTGCTGCTGGTTGTAGCCACCATCATCAAAACCGCTGTCTGCCGGTGCGCTGTTGCTCGCGGCGCGCCCGCCAAGCATTTGCATCTGGTCGGCGATGATTTCGGTAGTATAGCGGTCCTGGCCGGTCGTTTTATCTTGCCATTTACGCGTTTGCAGGCGGCCTTCGATGTAAACCGATGAGCCTTTTTTCAGGTACTGCGCGGCAATTTCGGCCAGACGATTGTACATAGTGATATTGTGCCATTCGGTTTTTTCCTGCTTTTGACCGGTGGCTTTGTCTTTCCAGCTTTCAGTAGTGGCAATGCTGAAATTACACACGGCGCCACCCGATGGCAGAAAGCGATTTTCCGGGTCTTTACCCAAGTTGCCGATCAGAATTACTTTATTTAATGAAGCCATTTGCTTATCTCTTCTTTTATCTTTTACGGGGCAGACGGGGTAGTCAAACCAGCCGTCTCTTCAATAAGTTGCCGCGCCGCGGCTTCGTTCCAGCCTGTTTGCAAGACTTTCAGCAACGCCACGCGTTCATCAATTAAAACGACGGCCTCTTTTACGCCGTCGATTGCGGCAAGTTTAACAGACAGTGCCTGTGCATTGCCCTCCCAATTATCGCCGATATGGAACATTTGTGTTTTTACCGGCAAGGGTGGCTGCATTCCCGCCGCAAAAAACAGCCAGACCACCATCAGTGCGGCACACAATAAGAATATAGCGCTCACGCTGCCCTGCTGCTGATACAACCAGCCTGCAAGGGCCGAACCTAAAAACATACTCAGTGACTGGCAAGTGTTATACACGCCCATCGCCGTACCTTTGGCGTCGCTCGGGGCAATTTTAGAAATCAGGCTGGGCTGAGTGGCTTCCAGAATATTAAAAGCAATAAAATACACCGACAACCACACCACGATCATGGCCAGATTAGGCATATACAGCGCCATGCCCAGCTGGGCGAGCAGCATCAGGCTGATGGCAAAAATAAACACTTCTTTCAGGTGTTGTTTTTTTTCACCATAAATCACCGCCGGCACCATCAGCACAAAGCTGATCAGCACCACCGGCAAATACACCCACCAATGATGCTCCAGACTAATCCCCCCTAATTGGGTCAGCAGCAGCGGCATCACGGTAAACATAGCCATTTGCGCCGCATGCAGGGCAAATACACCGTAATTCATGCGCAGTAGCTGAGGATGGCGTAATACGGCAGGCAAGCGGGTGGCGCTGATTTCGGCATCAGAATGAAAACGTGAAATAACCGGGTCAGGAATAATTTGCCGCACACCAATCATCGCGGCAATGGTCAGCAGCGCCGTCAACAGGAAGATGCCCGGCAAACCGACCCATGCCGCCAGCGCAGGCGCGGCGACCAAAGAAATGGCAAAGGTGCTGGCAATACTGCCACCGATCATCGCCATCGCCTTGGTGCGGTTTTCTTCGCGGGTTAAATCAGCCAGCAGTGCAGTAACCGCCGCCGAGATCGCCCCCGCCCCCTGCACGGCACGGCCCACA comes from Iodobacter ciconiae and encodes:
- a CDS encoding DUF1456 family protein, whose protein sequence is MINNDILRSVRYMLDLSDAHIVAIAKLADFDLAKEDVAAYLKKEDEEGYLELSDEAMAYFLDGLVFHKRGKDESRPAQPIELPMSNNMALKKLRVAFELKEEDMHSILAATGFDVSKPELSALFRKKDHKHYRSCGDQLLRNFLKGLTLRLRG
- a CDS encoding valine--tRNA ligase; translation: MSTSPKEIAKSFEPAEIESRYYPEWEKAGYFQPNMQSAASFCIQLPPPNVTGTLHMGHAFNQTIMDGLTRYHRMKGENTLWQPGTDHAGIATQIVVERQLDAQGISRHELGREKFVEKIWEWKKESGATITEQMRRMGASVDWQREYFTMDEQCSGSVTEVFVSLFEQGLIYRGKRLSNWDPKLGTAISDLEVVSEEEDGHMWHIKYPVVGSDEFIVVATTRPETLLGDVAVAVNPIDARFTHLIGKTLRLPLTDREIPVISDDYVDAAFGTGLVKITPAHDFNDYQVGKRHNTQLINVMSLEATILAKAQVFSFDGDALGSIDLPAAYAGLSAPAARKAMLADLDAQGLLLETKKHKLMVPRGDRTGSVIEPLLTDQWFMAMSKADETGQSITEKALQAVATGEVKFVPENWVNTYNQWLNNIQDWCISRQLWWGHQIPAWYDEDGKVYVARNQEQAQAQAPGKTLRRDVDVLDTWFSSALVPFSTLGWKPGQSTPELDAFLPSSVLVTGFDIIFFWVARMIMMTKHFTGKVPFKHVYIHGLVRDGEGQKMSKSEGNVLDPVDLIDGIGLEALLEKRTSGLRRPETAPKVAAKTKKEFPEGIPAFGTDALRFTFASLATLGRSINFDQHRCEGYRNFCNKLWNATRYVLMNVEGKDVGQDKSLPLEYGFADQWMTGRLQQAEHDVTTALDTFRFDLAAQGIYEFVWNDYCDWYIELAKVQLQAGNEAQQRATRRTLVRVLETTLRMAHPIIPFITEELWQVVAPLANAKKTASIMLADWPVADLSRVNEAANAQVESLKALAFAVRNLRGEMGLPPSQKTPLLLEGGEELQQYAAYLVPLAKLASVTIVAKLPEDDAPVAVAGSTRLMLKVEIDKAAELARLSKEIGKLTENLERIKAKFEKPGYLDKAPAHLVEKDQGLMVEFAEKLAQLQSQLAKLQ
- a CDS encoding SDR family NAD(P)-dependent oxidoreductase; the protein is MNKLKKSLGLLLLSGSLFAMPAMAENYKPVDIKPLDPAYFIPKRHESRTYLITGGARGIGAASAIRLAREGANVVIFDVLAKEGGETVAQIRKEGGKAEFVKGDVRSNSDLQKAVDHALATFGELNGALNSAGVMAAMAPDAVLDYKKQKELLPSPIADASDEYFDTLMDINATGIFKSMRSELKPMLKQGKGGAIVNICSIAGLTGLAGNSAYVASKHACSGLTRSGAIDYAPYGIRVNSVNMAATETAMTDMAIKYVMAASKENSASNVVSMGRTKTLSLQAYADSKKRQATVWEQASVISFLLSDEASNLTGALYATDGGWTAY
- a CDS encoding alginate export family protein; this translates as MHTNLRQFGSAGSGRVLRGKFSVLLTALCLLSPLGYATSGGDLAGSRIESVAVRFDNGQQENTGYRDVVLKAFSAYPGGQFDPARSNMMLNQVRRLKFVQDAKYLVQTNGAGNLELILDITLSERAKPLNDAPMGLLATGDWKDFPTLYADDHSVLQAKLENKSMVFSNTNAFFGRPDILTAGNPLAQAPSGRNGTDTWLESSIEAGLYGLTSVTDQISLFAGGSYIASGSWGPELFTDQSRQHGGVEDAYLGVVGRNTSDQGGVRQLSLLYGRKSFQIDSGMILRLASANGGGRAALQSNPRNAAEQLLHAQFVYDNHKLELFRLNPDELTEIDSKTVINGVNYEGTLLPNLRLGAMYLEVPDSHFSYYTPTSVYSREGLQVMDLRLAYDPPAAVSKFYARAELARQTNKNFDMDARAGYAEAGYRLIETPWSPALSYRYSRFTGDNPDTPVFERWDPLFAGGGGDEWVQGLNQYKVVQTSNVIAHRFMARLQPDPRWELTPQFWLFKADTLNNLGGAQALSVLPSDDLGKELNLTARYVANPNLIFVFSAAYTKPGEGIRRALNDDYRNWFSASALMIARF
- the ssb gene encoding single-stranded DNA-binding protein codes for the protein MASLNKVILIGNLGKDPENRFLPSGGAVCNFSIATTESWKDKATGQKQEKTEWHNITMYNRLAEIAAQYLKKGSSVYIEGRLQTRKWQDKTTGQDRYTTEIIADQMQMLGGRAASNSAPADSGFDDGGYNQQQSGGYQQQQAAPAPARRPAPAPAAAAPKSFDDFEDDIPF
- a CDS encoding MFS transporter — protein: MNPIELRASLGLAGLYALRMLGMFLILPVFAVYAGKLPGGDNHTMVGLAFGAYGLTQALLQLPFGMWSDRVGRKKVIYIGLALFAVGSVMCAMADHVAWLIVGRAVQGAGAISAAVTALLADLTREENRTKAMAMIGGSIASTFAISLVAAPALAAWVGLPGIFLLTALLTIAAMIGVRQIIPDPVISRFHSDAEISATRLPAVLRHPQLLRMNYGVFALHAAQMAMFTVMPLLLTQLGGISLEHHWWVYLPVVLISFVLMVPAVIYGEKKQHLKEVFIFAISLMLLAQLGMALYMPNLAMIVVWLSVYFIAFNILEATQPSLISKIAPSDAKGTAMGVYNTCQSLSMFLGSALAGWLYQQQGSVSAIFLLCAALMVVWLFFAAGMQPPLPVKTQMFHIGDNWEGNAQALSVKLAAIDGVKEAVVLIDERVALLKVLQTGWNEAAARQLIEETAGLTTPSAP